The Nitrospirales bacterium genome includes a window with the following:
- a CDS encoding PilZ domain-containing protein, which translates to MTEPGGDERRKDVRSSVNVCVSVDVPLALSYESETSDEGAWPKWQWEDLALSPDFVRAMVDEKDLTVKDPLMLQMLCRVDWLLGNVLKTLAKDERLKDSLPQFMNVNLSGSGIRFATEKEFPVESRLALCLILRPFIPIRAIGRVVRTAERKMVRGGGFETAVEFVDIAEDDREAIIRHVIRTQALTLRHRQDSSHSWVSGQL; encoded by the coding sequence ATGACTGAACCAGGAGGAGATGAACGTCGAAAAGATGTCCGAAGTTCGGTCAACGTCTGTGTGTCCGTTGACGTACCTCTCGCTTTGTCGTATGAGTCTGAGACGAGCGATGAAGGCGCCTGGCCGAAATGGCAATGGGAAGACCTGGCTCTGTCGCCGGATTTTGTTCGCGCGATGGTTGATGAAAAAGACCTTACCGTTAAAGATCCACTGATGCTGCAGATGCTCTGCCGGGTGGATTGGTTGCTGGGCAATGTCCTCAAAACGTTAGCCAAAGATGAACGTCTCAAAGATTCGCTTCCTCAATTCATGAACGTGAATCTAAGCGGGTCAGGCATCCGGTTTGCGACGGAAAAAGAGTTTCCGGTTGAGAGTCGTTTAGCCCTCTGTCTTATCCTTCGACCCTTTATCCCTATCCGGGCCATCGGGAGGGTCGTGCGTACTGCCGAGCGTAAAATGGTCCGGGGGGGAGGATTTGAGACAGCCGTTGAATTTGTCGACATTGCGGAAGATGATCGGGAGGCGATTATTCGTCATGTCATCCGTACGCAGGCCCTGACCCTGCGCCACCGTCAGGACTCATCTCACTCTTGGGTCTCAGGTCAACTTTGA
- a CDS encoding CsgG/HfaB family protein has product MPFFLLSAIVAGLLSCSVPPSHQPDLQRTAPPSFPAEFLPLPHTVGVLPFDYHGHAENWSWLRHGLPDMLITDLVSRFGMKIISRDSLGEVLREQWLQHRGMSEAGQAVKLGRLSGARYLLKGSIYDIQKGVAVDVHMLDVERGSVIRTGRTVGSYDDLPALERQLSAQIQNWFPLRYVEKFSDPEDVPPLLRNETSQEPTDPHPVSDVSIELRPQKPPSYVSGLDLQLSFERNQRMREEAWYVASKAWETALSIEMSPPEFADGFLDSGSIARNEEVVIPVTSYFHSEDLNTLHPELELSFLATDQQNRGKGRLVWKGDASTSRLFAEQFRAPRRLFIRAIAESGQIIGVSSSWAWRADQAVHVHDSGIIDIAIWPTPIIHGQAVFMGDLLARDQAIKYFDAIMVLVPQERKSISVELIESAGVKAREHSMSSDAETSAVRFQRALTDWFEQHWTPPVSEFLPVHGYLPGNRRSIQLRVTGRHNTVMTAQIGQTGDEPHLLQNVKSLIGRLTQSCLFDCRNGSQDLEQHDPVEVRVQLDLHKDLQHVGLGETVSGIP; this is encoded by the coding sequence ATGCCGTTCTTTCTGCTCAGTGCGATCGTGGCTGGGCTTCTGAGTTGTTCAGTTCCACCCTCTCATCAACCTGACCTGCAACGTACTGCACCGCCGAGTTTTCCCGCCGAGTTTCTGCCTCTTCCTCATACCGTCGGGGTCTTGCCTTTCGATTACCATGGTCACGCCGAGAATTGGTCATGGCTGAGACATGGTCTTCCAGATATGCTGATCACCGATCTGGTGTCGCGTTTTGGCATGAAAATCATCTCACGCGACTCACTGGGTGAAGTCCTACGAGAACAGTGGCTGCAGCATCGTGGCATGTCAGAGGCGGGACAGGCCGTCAAGCTCGGACGGCTGAGCGGCGCTCGCTACCTTTTAAAGGGGAGCATTTACGACATTCAGAAGGGCGTCGCGGTTGATGTTCATATGCTTGATGTCGAGCGCGGCAGTGTGATTCGTACAGGCCGTACTGTTGGATCGTACGATGATTTGCCTGCTCTGGAACGACAGCTTTCAGCCCAGATTCAGAACTGGTTTCCCTTACGTTACGTAGAAAAATTTTCCGATCCTGAAGACGTTCCACCATTGCTTCGAAACGAAACATCGCAAGAACCCACCGATCCGCATCCAGTATCAGACGTCTCGATTGAGCTACGGCCTCAGAAGCCGCCTTCCTATGTGTCGGGCCTGGACCTTCAATTGAGTTTCGAACGGAACCAACGCATGCGAGAAGAGGCATGGTATGTGGCGTCAAAAGCCTGGGAAACCGCTCTTTCCATTGAAATGAGCCCTCCAGAATTTGCCGATGGTTTCTTGGATTCAGGGTCGATCGCACGCAATGAAGAGGTCGTCATTCCAGTGACCTCCTATTTTCATTCTGAGGATCTGAATACTCTTCATCCTGAGTTAGAATTATCGTTTCTGGCGACGGACCAACAGAATCGAGGAAAGGGAAGGCTTGTTTGGAAGGGAGATGCAAGTACGAGTCGACTGTTCGCTGAACAGTTTCGGGCGCCCCGGCGTTTGTTTATCCGCGCGATTGCAGAATCCGGTCAAATCATCGGCGTCTCTTCGTCGTGGGCCTGGCGGGCTGATCAGGCTGTTCATGTTCACGACTCTGGCATCATTGATATCGCGATTTGGCCAACTCCCATCATTCATGGACAAGCTGTCTTTATGGGAGATCTTTTAGCGCGTGACCAGGCTATCAAATACTTTGACGCCATCATGGTCTTGGTTCCTCAAGAGCGAAAAAGCATTTCAGTTGAATTGATTGAATCAGCCGGGGTTAAGGCACGAGAACACTCCATGAGTTCAGACGCGGAAACGTCCGCGGTCAGGTTCCAGCGAGCGCTTACGGATTGGTTTGAGCAACACTGGACTCCGCCGGTCTCCGAGTTCTTGCCTGTTCATGGATATCTTCCCGGGAATAGACGAAGTATTCAATTACGAGTCACCGGACGTCACAACACCGTGATGACCGCACAGATTGGCCAGACTGGTGATGAACCTCACTTGCTCCAAAACGTAAAAAGTCTGATTGGGCGACTGACACAGTCTTGTCTGTTCGATTGTCGAAACGGTTCTCAGGACCTCGAACAACATGACCCTGTGGAAGTGCGGGTGCAGTTAGATCTACACAAAGACCTTCAGCATGTGGGCCTTGGAGAAACAGTTTCTGGCATCCCTTGA
- a CDS encoding HD domain-containing protein — protein sequence MTRNPRLPHDGTSLIADPIHGYITFTVPRSDEAREEQTEKDLIDSPWVQRLRSIYQLQSAHWVYPAAEHTRFQHSLGAMYLAGRMATHLYPTLAKTVPNVPSQPYIEELLRVTALLHDVGHGPFCHFFDHHYLTKFHLTHEHIGQAIIRTQLASTILRISRSPSGMFAPGERLNPDHIAFLILKDPHKPTQDYPRWLTALQPLIGGVYTADNCDYILRDSYMCGVAIGPIDIERLIHYTFFTHKGLTIHQSGLPALQMFLNARLYLYSNVYYHRTTRAIDIHLQEIFSKTMSYLYRENPLDQLQSYLPLTDWSLIESVRQWQHDPHRTKNRLGREWAKILTRNVKWKMAFSTLVPIPSDARTRKRTEPLRLEQRIRSALPLAFKDLDFRIDIAHQDPRPINLLNMGGFQIFVYEPSTRHVAKESLNTFFKYLPARMMQLRIYATTHEADAELSKAAKKVLKDG from the coding sequence GTGACGCGAAACCCACGCCTTCCTCATGACGGAACTTCCCTGATCGCTGACCCCATTCATGGGTACATTACATTTACCGTACCACGCTCAGATGAAGCGCGAGAAGAACAGACAGAAAAAGATCTCATCGATTCTCCTTGGGTCCAACGACTACGGTCCATCTATCAACTCCAAAGCGCGCACTGGGTCTACCCGGCGGCTGAACATACCCGGTTCCAACATTCATTAGGCGCCATGTATCTGGCTGGCCGAATGGCCACCCACTTATACCCGACACTCGCCAAGACCGTGCCCAATGTGCCATCCCAACCGTACATCGAAGAATTGCTGCGCGTCACGGCCTTGCTGCATGACGTTGGGCATGGACCGTTTTGTCATTTTTTTGATCATCACTATCTCACCAAATTTCACCTGACACACGAACACATCGGGCAAGCCATCATTCGCACTCAACTGGCGTCCACCATTCTACGAATCTCCCGTAGTCCATCAGGGATGTTTGCCCCAGGAGAGCGGCTGAATCCAGACCATATTGCCTTCCTCATACTCAAAGACCCGCATAAACCAACTCAAGACTACCCTCGATGGCTCACAGCCCTCCAACCCTTGATCGGCGGAGTCTATACCGCTGATAACTGCGATTACATCCTTCGAGATTCATACATGTGCGGGGTTGCGATCGGACCGATCGATATCGAACGATTAATTCACTATACCTTTTTCACCCACAAGGGACTCACGATCCATCAGTCCGGTCTGCCGGCGTTACAAATGTTTTTGAATGCCCGCCTCTATCTCTATTCGAACGTGTACTATCATCGGACGACTCGCGCCATCGATATTCACCTACAGGAAATATTCTCCAAAACCATGTCCTACCTATACCGTGAAAATCCGCTGGATCAGCTCCAGAGTTATCTCCCGCTCACCGATTGGTCGCTCATTGAATCAGTCAGACAATGGCAGCATGACCCGCACCGCACCAAAAATCGGCTCGGACGCGAATGGGCCAAAATTCTAACGAGAAACGTCAAATGGAAAATGGCCTTTTCAACACTCGTCCCAATTCCCTCGGACGCACGAACGCGCAAACGCACCGAGCCCCTTCGGCTCGAACAACGCATTCGCTCGGCGCTTCCTCTCGCCTTCAAGGACCTTGATTTTCGAATCGACATTGCTCATCAAGACCCGCGCCCGATTAATCTGCTGAATATGGGAGGGTTTCAGATTTTTGTCTATGAACCGTCGACACGCCATGTGGCGAAAGAGAGCCTGAACACTTTTTTCAAATACCTTCCGGCACGCATGATGCAACTCCGCATTTATGCCACCACTCATGAAGCAGATGCAGAACTGAGCAAGGCCGCGAAAAAGGTCTTGAAGGATGGGTGA
- a CDS encoding DUF2062 domain-containing protein: MLSIQTVRDQLIQVLHLKESPQRTAIAFAIGVFIAFAPHYGFHTISVVFLAWALRLNYLAMFMGAFINNPWTIAPILGLTLYTGFTFYGSAPTSDLDFSSMHLDNIFELLTPYLLPFILGGCVLGLLGAILAYPIMLFVILRYRSARTP, encoded by the coding sequence GTGCTCTCAATTCAGACTGTTCGCGATCAACTCATTCAGGTCCTACATCTCAAAGAATCGCCACAACGAACCGCGATAGCCTTTGCGATCGGCGTCTTTATCGCGTTCGCCCCGCATTACGGTTTTCATACGATCAGCGTCGTCTTCCTCGCCTGGGCCTTGAGATTGAACTACCTCGCCATGTTCATGGGGGCCTTCATCAATAATCCATGGACCATCGCTCCCATTCTCGGACTCACGTTGTATACGGGGTTCACATTCTACGGGTCTGCGCCGACCTCTGATTTGGATTTTTCAAGCATGCATCTTGACAATATTTTTGAACTCTTAACACCGTACTTACTCCCATTTATCCTGGGAGGATGCGTACTGGGTCTCTTGGGGGCAATCCTGGCTTATCCCATCATGCTCTTTGTGATCCTTCGCTATCGTTCCGCCAGAACGCCATAG
- the thiL gene encoding thiamine-phosphate kinase produces the protein MPPTPSRRTVADTGEFEVIRALQATIGDSNLVSPYGIGDDAAVLPQKAGYECVISKDLFIEGIHFDRRFSTFSDIGYKATAVNVSDMAAMGAAPLYLLAGLAVPSSCQLAQIRAIYRGIRQLCKRYDMKIVGGDTCASRRDIVISLTILGSVKTHHALSRGGAKRGDLIFVTGTLGDSGAGLRLLQRQTKGSTGHVPQSVVRFLKRRHLQPSPKIHLGQLLAQHRLATAAIDLSDGLSGDISHLCRASHVGALIDLAQLPVSRQCSAFLAAHRNLSKDLILHWGEDYELLFTVPSRKRSQLESLASDIRQSITCIGSIRHQKHGISLRREDGSSQPLTQQSYTHFHS, from the coding sequence ATGCCACCGACTCCCTCCCGGAGAACCGTTGCAGATACAGGCGAGTTTGAAGTCATACGCGCCTTGCAAGCAACGATCGGGGACAGCAATCTCGTGTCGCCCTACGGAATCGGTGATGATGCAGCTGTCCTTCCACAGAAAGCTGGCTATGAGTGTGTGATCTCGAAAGATCTGTTCATAGAAGGCATTCACTTTGATCGACGATTTTCGACTTTTTCAGATATTGGGTATAAAGCCACAGCCGTCAATGTGAGTGACATGGCAGCTATGGGAGCCGCTCCCCTTTACCTGCTAGCGGGGCTCGCCGTACCCTCCTCATGCCAATTGGCACAGATTCGGGCTATTTACAGGGGAATACGCCAACTCTGCAAACGGTATGACATGAAGATCGTCGGAGGCGATACGTGTGCCTCTCGTAGGGATATCGTCATCAGCCTCACCATCCTTGGATCCGTGAAGACACACCATGCACTTTCACGTGGAGGAGCTAAACGTGGCGACCTCATTTTTGTGACAGGCACGCTCGGAGACTCCGGTGCCGGTCTTCGCCTCCTTCAGCGCCAGACAAAGGGCTCGACTGGACATGTTCCTCAGTCTGTCGTACGATTTTTGAAAAGACGTCATCTACAGCCATCCCCCAAAATCCATCTGGGTCAATTGTTAGCCCAACACCGGCTTGCGACCGCCGCGATCGATTTGTCAGATGGTCTGTCGGGAGACATATCGCACCTTTGCCGCGCGAGTCACGTCGGGGCCCTCATCGACCTGGCACAACTGCCAGTCTCTCGACAATGTTCCGCATTTCTGGCGGCCCATCGAAATTTATCGAAGGATCTCATCCTTCATTGGGGAGAAGATTATGAATTACTGTTTACCGTTCCGTCGCGGAAACGCTCGCAGCTCGAATCGCTGGCCTCTGACATCAGGCAATCTATCACGTGCATCGGCAGCATTCGTCATCAGAAACACGGCATTTCACTCAGGCGGGAAGATGGATCCTCACAACCGCTGACCCAACAGAGTTACACACATTTTCACTCGTGA
- the lon gene encoding endopeptidase La, producing MEGSPQAEIPSSLPLLPVRDIVVFPYMVLPLFVGRDVSIKAIESALADNRMIFLTTQKTQETELPKPEELHRVGTVGVIMRMLKLPDERIKILVQGLAKARILDYTQSEPFYTVNIEKIVDTQVSRSELEHEALMRTTKEALEQLVSLGKVIMPDVLTVIENLEEPGRLADIIASNLGLKVETTQEVLEIQDPFVRLTRVREILAKEQEVLSMQQKIQAQAKGEMDKTQREYFLREQLKAIQKELGEIDDRTEEASEFRTRIKEANMPDHVLKECEKQLKRLEKMHPDAAESGTVRTYLEWMVDLPWSKRSQDNLDIKKASKVLNEDHYDLEKVKDRILEYLAVRKLKEKMKGPILCFVGPPGVGKTSLGKSIARALGREFVRISLGGTRDEAEIRGHRRTYVGSLPGRIIQGLKQAGTLNPVFMLDEIDKVGMDFRGDPSAALLEVLDPEQNHDFTDHYLGVPFDLSDVMFITTANLTDPILSALRDRMEIIEIPGYSEEEKLGIAHRYLIPRQLEEHGITEHHLRLTEPVVRMIISQYTREAGVRNLEREIANVLRKVAKKVAEGQTGRSIITPSTLYKYLGAPKYLPDQELEHDEVGVVTGLAWTENGGDVLYIEASSTKGKGQLTLTGHLGDVMKESAQAALSYIRTQAKSLHISPDAFSKKDIHVHVPAGAIPKDGPSAGITMATALASSLSNIPTRRDVAMTGEITLRGRVLPIGGLKEKILAAKRAKLPRLILPKRNEKDLDDIPKHLLEDLTFIFVESMDEVLTAALQSQSKPRATLRSINAKTPATRRKLKPLGRSHTSPRRKIASRKSSTR from the coding sequence ATGGAAGGTTCACCTCAAGCAGAAATCCCCTCTTCGCTTCCCCTTTTACCCGTGCGTGACATCGTGGTCTTCCCATACATGGTGCTTCCTCTTTTTGTTGGTCGAGATGTCTCGATCAAGGCCATCGAATCGGCCTTGGCCGATAATCGAATGATCTTCTTGACGACTCAGAAGACACAGGAAACTGAATTACCCAAACCCGAAGAGCTGCATCGGGTCGGGACAGTCGGCGTGATTATGCGTATGCTCAAGTTGCCTGATGAGCGTATCAAAATTTTAGTGCAAGGACTCGCGAAGGCGAGAATTCTGGACTATACGCAATCAGAACCTTTCTATACCGTCAACATCGAGAAAATCGTGGATACCCAAGTCTCAAGATCCGAGCTTGAACATGAAGCCCTCATGAGGACGACGAAAGAAGCGCTTGAACAGCTAGTGAGCTTGGGGAAAGTCATCATGCCTGATGTCTTGACCGTCATTGAAAACCTGGAAGAACCAGGTCGTCTAGCCGACATCATCGCCTCCAACCTAGGGTTAAAAGTCGAAACAACTCAAGAAGTCCTGGAAATTCAAGACCCGTTCGTTCGCCTTACGCGTGTCAGAGAAATTCTTGCCAAAGAGCAGGAAGTGCTTTCGATGCAGCAAAAAATTCAGGCGCAAGCGAAAGGCGAGATGGATAAGACCCAACGTGAATATTTTCTTCGTGAACAGCTCAAAGCAATCCAAAAAGAGTTGGGTGAGATTGATGACCGCACCGAAGAAGCCTCTGAGTTTCGCACGCGCATCAAAGAAGCCAACATGCCAGACCACGTCTTGAAAGAATGCGAAAAGCAACTCAAACGACTCGAAAAAATGCATCCCGATGCGGCTGAATCCGGGACCGTGCGAACCTACCTGGAATGGATGGTTGATCTTCCTTGGAGCAAACGATCCCAGGACAACCTGGATATCAAGAAAGCCTCGAAGGTGCTCAATGAAGATCACTACGATCTTGAAAAAGTCAAAGACCGTATCTTGGAATACCTGGCCGTCCGAAAACTCAAAGAAAAAATGAAGGGACCAATCCTGTGTTTTGTCGGTCCACCGGGAGTTGGCAAAACTTCATTGGGTAAATCGATCGCACGAGCCCTCGGCCGCGAATTCGTTCGGATCAGTCTGGGAGGCACGAGAGACGAAGCAGAGATTCGTGGACACCGGCGAACCTACGTTGGCTCATTGCCTGGACGGATTATCCAGGGGTTAAAACAAGCAGGGACTCTAAACCCGGTGTTCATGCTCGATGAAATCGACAAAGTGGGCATGGACTTTCGTGGAGATCCTTCCGCCGCGCTCCTTGAAGTCCTCGATCCAGAACAGAATCATGACTTCACCGATCATTATCTCGGCGTTCCATTCGACTTAAGCGATGTCATGTTTATCACTACGGCGAACTTGACGGATCCCATTCTGTCTGCCCTGCGAGATCGAATGGAAATCATCGAAATCCCAGGCTACTCCGAAGAAGAGAAGCTAGGTATTGCCCACCGATACCTCATTCCCCGTCAACTCGAAGAACATGGGATCACTGAACACCATCTTCGACTGACCGAGCCCGTCGTACGAATGATCATTTCTCAATACACACGAGAAGCCGGAGTCAGAAATCTTGAGCGTGAAATCGCCAATGTCCTGCGAAAAGTCGCGAAGAAGGTCGCAGAGGGACAAACCGGTCGGTCCATCATCACGCCCAGCACGCTTTATAAATACTTAGGCGCTCCCAAGTATTTGCCCGATCAGGAGTTGGAACATGACGAGGTGGGAGTGGTCACGGGATTAGCCTGGACTGAAAATGGTGGCGATGTGCTGTACATCGAAGCTTCATCAACCAAGGGGAAGGGACAGCTCACATTAACCGGACACTTGGGTGACGTGATGAAGGAATCAGCTCAGGCCGCGTTGAGTTATATTCGAACACAAGCAAAATCCTTACACATTAGCCCTGATGCATTTTCAAAAAAAGACATTCACGTCCATGTCCCCGCGGGAGCCATTCCCAAAGATGGCCCGTCGGCTGGAATCACTATGGCCACTGCCCTGGCCTCAAGTTTGAGTAACATCCCAACCCGTCGCGATGTGGCCATGACTGGAGAAATTACACTACGCGGACGTGTGCTGCCAATCGGCGGACTGAAAGAAAAAATCCTTGCAGCCAAACGCGCAAAGCTTCCCCGCCTCATTCTTCCCAAGCGCAACGAAAAAGATTTGGACGATATCCCGAAGCATCTGCTAGAAGACTTGACATTTATTTTCGTGGAATCCATGGATGAAGTGTTAACGGCCGCGCTGCAAAGCCAGTCGAAACCTCGCGCGACCTTACGATCCATCAATGCGAAAACGCCCGCGACCCGGAGAAAACTCAAGCCCCTTGGCCGCTCGCACACCTCCCCGCGACGAAAAATTGCCAGCCGGAAATCTTCCACGCGTTAA
- the bamA gene encoding outer membrane protein assembly factor BamA, protein MNGWWRRIVDSGRRLSFLDAKRVLTSCLVGIVLSAGVVTSPTRAWGETTRIRAIDIEGAQHIEAQAIASKLTLKIGEPFIPQKIRTEIQRIYGMGFFEDVQVETTKFSDGIQVTFHVKEKPFNVETVFDGNHELSEDTLKEKVTVQSQVFLDQEQVNTSAENIRQAYQDEGYYHASVIPVIEVIGENRDRLTFFIQEGPQAHIKHVTFEGRSVVSRKELLGGMATREWSLPWSWFTDAGILKKEEIPNDVERIKEAYMNRGYLDVQVGTPSITLDDNKESFDVNFPIVEGEPYIVSRVTFKDNTVFTDKELKEGLSIHSGEVFQRAKVREEITRLTDLYGERGYAFAEPIPSIQPDPESRSAEIVFTIKEGELIRIRNIQITGNNKTRDNVIRRELRVDERDMIDSVAMKRSFERLNNLNFFETVEILPEQISDGEVDLEVKVKEKPTGSFSVGGGFSTLDQFTAIADITEGNLLGLGYTARIRGQVGGRRTLGVLTFRNPALYDGLTSMQIDGFQTNTDFVTYREKKTGGNITFGRAFSEYISGNFTLVGERIRISHPRSDAPELILDQVGTQTTTGFRTALFRDSRDFYLDPRSGTRVGVNASFGTELLGGTNDFYSFAFDALKYTPLPFWDLRIATRGRVGLAKGYNGDAVPLSELFFVGGINTVRGFKFGRAGPVTSRGTLVGATKQLIFNVDLIFPVLPEAKFNGVVFFDYGEGFSETHFFKICCNLRPTTGLEVRWISPFGPLRAAYGIPLSRRNGEKKGVFEFSVGSVF, encoded by the coding sequence ATGAACGGCTGGTGGCGTCGAATTGTTGATTCAGGGAGACGTTTGAGCTTTCTCGATGCCAAGAGGGTTCTTACGAGCTGTCTTGTGGGGATCGTGTTATCTGCCGGGGTTGTGACATCACCGACGCGTGCATGGGGGGAAACCACTCGTATTCGAGCGATCGATATCGAGGGAGCCCAGCACATTGAAGCGCAAGCCATCGCATCCAAATTGACGCTGAAGATTGGCGAGCCGTTCATCCCTCAGAAAATCCGGACAGAGATTCAACGTATTTATGGAATGGGATTTTTTGAAGATGTTCAGGTCGAGACGACTAAATTCTCCGATGGAATTCAGGTGACGTTCCACGTCAAAGAAAAGCCCTTCAATGTTGAGACGGTGTTTGACGGAAATCACGAATTATCTGAAGACACCCTCAAAGAAAAAGTTACGGTACAAAGTCAGGTATTCCTGGACCAAGAGCAAGTCAACACCAGTGCCGAAAATATTCGTCAAGCCTACCAAGATGAAGGCTATTATCACGCATCCGTCATCCCGGTTATTGAGGTCATCGGGGAAAATCGCGATCGTTTGACATTTTTCATTCAAGAAGGCCCGCAGGCTCATATCAAACATGTCACCTTTGAAGGCCGAAGCGTCGTGTCGCGAAAGGAATTACTGGGGGGGATGGCGACACGTGAGTGGTCTCTTCCCTGGTCCTGGTTTACGGATGCCGGGATTCTCAAGAAAGAGGAAATCCCTAACGATGTTGAGCGGATCAAAGAGGCCTACATGAACAGGGGCTATCTGGACGTTCAAGTCGGGACGCCATCGATTACGCTCGATGACAATAAAGAATCATTTGATGTGAATTTCCCCATTGTTGAGGGCGAGCCCTACATCGTGAGTCGAGTGACGTTCAAAGACAACACTGTTTTTACGGATAAAGAATTGAAAGAGGGGCTGTCCATTCATTCAGGAGAAGTGTTCCAACGAGCCAAAGTTCGGGAAGAAATTACTCGATTGACAGACCTCTATGGGGAGCGGGGGTACGCGTTTGCGGAGCCGATACCTTCTATTCAACCTGACCCTGAGAGTCGGAGCGCAGAGATTGTGTTCACGATCAAAGAAGGGGAGTTAATTCGCATCCGTAATATTCAAATCACGGGAAATAATAAAACTCGTGACAATGTGATTCGTCGGGAGTTGCGAGTCGATGAACGCGATATGATCGATTCTGTGGCCATGAAGCGGAGTTTTGAACGTTTAAATAATCTCAACTTTTTCGAAACCGTTGAAATTTTGCCAGAACAGATTAGTGACGGAGAAGTTGACCTGGAAGTCAAGGTGAAAGAGAAGCCAACCGGATCATTCAGCGTCGGCGGAGGGTTTAGCACCCTTGATCAATTCACGGCGATTGCAGACATTACTGAAGGCAATCTTCTGGGGCTTGGGTATACGGCAAGAATTCGAGGGCAGGTTGGAGGACGCAGAACTTTGGGGGTGCTGACATTTCGGAATCCCGCTTTGTACGATGGATTGACGTCCATGCAGATTGATGGATTTCAGACGAACACAGACTTTGTCACCTACCGTGAGAAGAAAACGGGTGGGAATATTACGTTCGGCCGTGCCTTTTCCGAATACATTTCCGGAAACTTCACGTTGGTTGGGGAGCGCATTCGAATTTCGCATCCGCGTTCGGATGCCCCTGAACTGATCCTCGATCAGGTTGGCACGCAGACGACGACCGGATTTAGAACCGCCTTGTTTCGAGATTCACGTGATTTTTATCTGGACCCGAGATCGGGAACACGGGTCGGGGTTAACGCGAGTTTTGGTACCGAGCTGCTCGGGGGAACGAACGATTTTTACTCATTTGCGTTTGACGCACTGAAGTACACACCGTTGCCGTTCTGGGATCTTCGTATCGCCACGCGGGGACGGGTCGGTCTAGCTAAAGGATACAATGGGGATGCCGTGCCATTATCTGAATTATTCTTCGTCGGAGGCATTAACACGGTCAGAGGTTTTAAATTTGGACGAGCCGGTCCGGTAACGTCAAGAGGAACGCTGGTCGGAGCCACTAAACAGCTCATTTTTAACGTGGACTTGATTTTTCCGGTGTTGCCTGAAGCCAAGTTCAATGGCGTGGTGTTCTTCGATTATGGTGAGGGATTTTCGGAAACTCATTTTTTTAAGATATGTTGCAACCTCAGGCCGACGACTGGTCTTGAAGTGCGGTGGATTTCTCCTTTCGGACCTCTTCGTGCTGCGTATGGAATACCGTTATCCAGAAGAAATGGAGAGAAAAAGGGTGTGTTTGAATTTTCAGTGGGCTCTGTATTTTAG
- a CDS encoding OmpH family outer membrane protein, producing MDRSSIEYLIPCQTMVRLWLVAGLLGLVNITGCTTMSPAIETRSTVAVVDFQRVIEETSTGKSLRESFDAFVKDRQVLLELEQQEIQKLRNDLLNQGSVLSEAARQQREEKFQRRVREYQIKEAELSRELQEKQQELMLEFRTAVKRVIATLAEERGYDMVVEYGERSSTLYHRPQLDISDEIIEAIDQDAL from the coding sequence ATGGATAGGTCTTCCATCGAATATCTTATCCCGTGCCAAACGATGGTCAGACTCTGGCTCGTTGCTGGCCTTTTGGGGCTGGTGAATATTACGGGTTGCACGACGATGAGTCCGGCTATCGAAACTCGCTCAACGGTTGCCGTCGTGGATTTTCAGCGCGTGATCGAGGAGACGAGCACTGGAAAGTCCCTTAGAGAGTCGTTTGATGCCTTTGTGAAGGACCGACAAGTGCTACTTGAACTTGAGCAGCAAGAAATTCAAAAATTGCGGAATGATCTCTTGAACCAGGGAAGCGTGCTGAGCGAAGCGGCGAGACAGCAACGGGAAGAAAAGTTTCAACGTCGTGTTCGGGAGTATCAGATCAAAGAAGCGGAACTGTCACGTGAGCTCCAAGAAAAACAGCAGGAACTCATGCTCGAATTTCGCACGGCTGTCAAACGGGTGATTGCAACCCTTGCTGAAGAACGTGGGTATGATATGGTGGTTGAATATGGAGAACGATCATCGACTCTGTATCATCGTCCTCAATTGGATATCTCTGATGAGATCATTGAGGCTATTGATCAAGATGCCTTGTGA